The Pseudomonas fluorescens genome includes a window with the following:
- a CDS encoding TIGR02647 family protein has translation MSLTPELVAELEILALFNLDSSQEGLKIHQTAAPKAIAAAQRLFEKELITQPDGGYLTSLGRDAAQNVQTVLTILSVQEAA, from the coding sequence ATGTCGCTTACCCCTGAGCTGGTTGCCGAACTGGAAATCCTTGCACTCTTCAACCTGGACAGTTCCCAGGAAGGCCTGAAAATTCATCAGACCGCTGCCCCTAAAGCGATTGCCGCTGCCCAACGCCTGTTCGAAAAAGAACTGATCACCCAGCCCGATGGTGGTTACCTGACAAGCCTGGGCCGAGATGCCGCCCAAAACGTACAAACCGTCCTGACAATACTCAGCGTGCAAGAAGCCGCCTGA
- the xerC gene encoding tyrosine recombinase XerC: MERQLDAYCEHLRSERQVSPHTLSAYRRDLEKVLGWCQKQNIGSWAALDIQRLRSLIARLHQQGQSSRSLARLLSAVRGLYHYLNREGLCDHDPATGLAPPKGERRLPKTLDTDRALQLLEGAVEDDFLARRDQAMLELFYSSGLRLSELTGLNLDQLDLADGMVQVLGKGSKTRLLPVGRKAREALEQWLPLRALSNPADDAVFVSQQGRRLGPRAIQLRVKAAGERELGQNLHPHMLRHSFASHLLESSQDLRAVQELLGHSDIKTTQIYTHLDFQHLATVYDSAHPRAKRTKGDES; this comes from the coding sequence ATGGAACGGCAACTGGACGCCTACTGCGAACACCTGCGCAGTGAGCGCCAAGTGTCGCCTCACACGTTGTCGGCCTATCGCCGCGACCTGGAAAAAGTGCTGGGCTGGTGCCAGAAGCAGAACATCGGCAGCTGGGCGGCCCTGGACATCCAGCGCTTGCGCAGCCTGATCGCCCGCCTGCATCAACAGGGGCAGTCCTCTCGCAGCCTGGCACGCCTGTTGTCAGCGGTACGCGGCCTGTATCACTACCTCAATCGCGAAGGCCTGTGCGATCACGACCCGGCCACCGGGCTGGCACCGCCCAAAGGCGAGCGCCGGCTGCCAAAGACCCTCGACACCGACCGCGCCCTGCAACTGCTCGAAGGCGCCGTCGAGGATGACTTCCTCGCACGGCGCGACCAGGCGATGCTCGAGCTGTTCTATTCTTCCGGCCTGCGACTTTCAGAGCTGACAGGGCTTAACTTGGATCAACTGGACCTGGCCGATGGAATGGTCCAGGTGCTCGGCAAAGGCAGCAAGACCCGCCTGCTGCCCGTCGGCCGCAAGGCCCGTGAAGCCCTGGAGCAATGGCTGCCGCTGCGGGCGCTGTCCAACCCCGCCGACGACGCGGTCTTCGTCAGCCAACAGGGGCGGCGCCTTGGCCCGCGGGCCATTCAATTGCGGGTCAAGGCTGCCGGCGAACGGGAGCTGGGACAGAACCTGCACCCGCACATGCTCCGGCACTCCTTCGCCAGCCATTTGCTGGAGTCCTCCCAGGACCTGCGCGCCGTTCAAGAGCTATTGGGGCACTCGGACATCAAGACCACCCAGATCTACACCCACCTGGATTTCCAGCACCTGGCGACGGTCTATGACAGTGCCCACCCCAGGGCCAAACGCACCAAGGGTGACGAATCATGA
- a CDS encoding glutathione S-transferase family protein has protein sequence MLKLYGFSVSNYYNMVKLALLEKGLPFEEVPFYPSQTPEALAVSPRGKVPVLKTEQGFINETSVILEYIEQTQPGKALLPGDPFERAQVLALCREIELYIELPGRACYGEAFFGTSVPDAIKQKTKAELLLGFASLGRHGKFSPYVAGERMSLADLYFFYSLSLALQVGRKLFDIDLLAGMPAAKALMERLEQNPNVQRIAADREAAMPAFLAMIAAKK, from the coding sequence ATGCTCAAGCTTTACGGTTTTTCTGTCAGTAACTACTACAACATGGTCAAACTGGCGCTGCTGGAGAAGGGCCTGCCTTTCGAGGAAGTGCCGTTTTACCCTAGCCAGACCCCCGAAGCGCTCGCCGTCAGCCCGCGCGGCAAGGTCCCGGTGTTGAAGACCGAACAAGGGTTTATCAACGAGACCAGCGTGATCCTCGAGTACATCGAGCAAACCCAACCCGGGAAAGCCCTGCTGCCCGGTGACCCGTTCGAGCGTGCCCAGGTGCTGGCCTTGTGCAGGGAAATCGAGTTGTACATCGAGCTGCCGGGGCGAGCCTGTTATGGCGAGGCATTTTTCGGCACGTCGGTGCCCGATGCCATCAAGCAAAAGACCAAGGCCGAATTGCTGCTGGGGTTTGCCTCGCTTGGCAGGCACGGCAAATTCTCGCCCTATGTGGCGGGCGAGCGCATGAGCCTGGCCGATCTGTATTTCTTCTACAGCTTATCCCTGGCCTTGCAGGTGGGCAGGAAGCTGTTCGATATCGACTTGCTGGCAGGCATGCCAGCGGCCAAGGCGCTGATGGAGCGCTTGGAGCAGAATCCAAATGTGCAGCGGATTGCGGCGGACAGAGAGGCGGCGATGCCGGCGTTTTTGGCGATGATCGCTGCCAAGAAATGA
- the sutA gene encoding transcriptional regulator SutA, whose protein sequence is MSDDDLENDDLEVGDEDETEEGLEAAAEDVADDDGADVPVPTAKGKAKAAVSVDELPSVEAKNKERDALAKAMEEFLARGGKVQEVEANVVADPPKKPDNKYGSRPI, encoded by the coding sequence ATGAGCGACGATGATCTGGAAAACGACGACCTCGAAGTAGGTGACGAAGACGAGACCGAAGAAGGCCTTGAAGCGGCGGCGGAAGACGTTGCCGACGACGATGGGGCCGATGTTCCGGTTCCTACCGCCAAAGGCAAGGCCAAGGCGGCCGTTTCGGTCGACGAGTTGCCGAGCGTAGAGGCCAAGAACAAGGAGCGTGATGCGCTCGCCAAGGCCATGGAGGAATTCCTGGCCAGGGGCGGTAAGGTGCAGGAGGTGGAGGCCAACGTGGTCGCTGATCCGCCCAAGAAGCCTGACAACAAGTACGGCAGCCGCCCTATCTGA
- a CDS encoding class I adenylate cyclase: protein MTRNHEIRPDLDEGIDRKVLNQLRARFLKLNTVRMERALEGLSPRQQGVLTLLPLFFHVNHPLLPGYVSGSTPAGLSNYEPDANILAEAQRLTRSFSYKPRHGSNPPRPILGLFLMGSLGTLAQADQSDMDVWVCHGPDLSDDELAELRKKCQLLEIWAATQGAEAHFFLIDPARFVRGERDNQLSSDDCGTTQHYLLLDEFYRTAIWLAGRTPIWWLVPVYEEENYEQYTHTLMSKRFIRADETLDLGHLAYIPPGEFVGAGLWQLFKGIESPYKSVLKLLLTEVYASEHPNVRCLSLRFKQAVFANRLDLEELDPYMLVYRRIEEYLNARGESERLELIRRALYLKVNRKLTGQMRSNGWQRVLLERLAREWGWDQRQLALLDARSQWKVRQVSHERRALVNELTHSYRFLTQFARTEKTVSLINKRDLNVLGRRLYAAFERKADKVEFINPGIAPDLAEDTLTLVQSPNKKEPGQNQWALYNGSLNALEWENFAPIKRCRELLELLTWCHRNGVIDSSTRLALHPGDSDLSEFELFNLLGSLQQSIALPLTTVDEAQLLRASVPSEVLILVNVGVDPLKHHRDLNILMTTERTDSLSYAGVRENLVLTLDQVTLNSWNEVLVNRFDGEHALLDCLRDYLNDLPVTQHQPRLQVRCFCHNRAQFIARRVEEVIDTAQTLLLSRLNHRYLLQVQQHYHVLELVPGQVNHVALGSLSALMDYLGEELTTYSPLHLDPMALEDHDLALILPMGQPECIQVFYRVDEDEADLYVLDEFNALWQQHVPYHDEQSLLVPLQRFLQSVLYRRDALLPLDAAQPLTLETLYYQLLPSGSGRARRIEARQAPQMLVNKPFYDVQAIIGKAAHGQVHVTLYCDQQEFSELEHGDQLFRVVAREIVEQRREAQRYRCYITDLDLSGLVGDGACSSNLYLRYKADLERALNEALNQV from the coding sequence ATGACCCGCAATCACGAAATACGCCCTGATCTGGACGAGGGAATCGACCGCAAGGTCTTGAACCAGTTGCGCGCACGTTTTCTCAAGCTCAACACCGTGCGGATGGAGCGCGCCCTCGAAGGCCTGTCGCCGCGCCAGCAAGGCGTGCTGACGTTGCTGCCGCTGTTCTTCCACGTCAACCATCCACTGCTGCCCGGCTACGTTTCCGGCAGCACGCCTGCCGGGCTGTCGAACTACGAGCCTGACGCCAATATCCTTGCCGAAGCCCAGCGGCTGACCCGTTCGTTTTCCTACAAGCCCCGGCATGGCAGCAACCCGCCACGACCGATCCTTGGCCTGTTCCTGATGGGCAGCCTCGGTACCCTGGCCCAGGCCGACCAGAGCGACATGGACGTTTGGGTGTGCCACGGGCCAGACCTGAGCGACGATGAACTGGCCGAACTGCGCAAGAAATGCCAGTTGCTGGAGATCTGGGCGGCGACCCAGGGCGCCGAAGCCCACTTTTTCCTGATCGACCCGGCGCGTTTCGTGCGGGGCGAGCGGGACAACCAGCTCAGTTCCGACGATTGCGGCACCACCCAGCATTACCTGCTGCTGGACGAGTTCTACCGCACCGCGATCTGGCTGGCCGGGCGCACGCCGATCTGGTGGCTGGTACCGGTCTATGAAGAAGAGAACTATGAGCAATACACCCATACGCTGATGTCCAAGCGTTTCATTCGCGCCGATGAAACCCTGGACCTGGGACACCTGGCCTACATTCCGCCAGGCGAATTCGTCGGTGCCGGGCTCTGGCAGTTGTTCAAAGGTATCGAGTCGCCCTACAAATCCGTGCTCAAGCTGCTGCTGACCGAGGTCTATGCCAGTGAACACCCGAATGTTCGCTGCCTGAGCCTGCGCTTCAAACAGGCCGTATTTGCCAATCGCCTGGACCTCGAAGAGCTGGATCCGTACATGCTGGTCTATCGCCGCATCGAGGAATACCTCAATGCCCGCGGCGAATCCGAACGCCTGGAGTTGATCCGCCGCGCGCTGTACCTGAAGGTCAATCGCAAGCTCACCGGCCAGATGCGTAGCAACGGCTGGCAACGGGTGCTGCTCGAACGACTGGCTCGGGAATGGGGCTGGGACCAGCGTCAACTGGCGCTGCTGGACGCCCGCAGCCAATGGAAAGTCCGCCAGGTCAGCCACGAGCGACGGGCCCTGGTCAACGAACTCACCCACAGCTACCGCTTCCTGACCCAGTTCGCCCGCACCGAGAAAACCGTCAGCCTGATCAACAAGCGCGATCTCAACGTGCTTGGCCGGCGGCTGTATGCCGCCTTCGAACGCAAGGCCGACAAGGTCGAGTTCATCAACCCCGGCATTGCGCCGGACCTGGCCGAAGACACCCTGACGCTGGTCCAGTCACCCAACAAGAAAGAACCGGGGCAGAACCAGTGGGCGCTGTACAACGGCAGCCTCAACGCCCTGGAGTGGGAGAATTTCGCGCCGATCAAGCGCTGCCGCGAGTTGCTGGAACTGCTGACCTGGTGCCATCGCAACGGCGTGATCGACAGCAGCACGCGCCTGGCGCTGCACCCAGGCGACAGCGACCTGAGCGAGTTCGAACTGTTCAACCTGCTGGGCAGCCTGCAACAGTCCATCGCCCTGCCCTTGACCACCGTGGATGAAGCACAGTTGCTGCGCGCCAGCGTGCCCAGCGAAGTGTTGATCCTGGTGAACGTAGGCGTCGACCCGCTCAAGCACCACCGCGACCTGAATATCCTGATGACCACCGAGCGCACCGACTCCCTGAGCTATGCCGGGGTCCGGGAGAACCTGGTGCTGACCCTCGACCAGGTCACGCTCAACAGCTGGAACGAGGTGCTGGTCAACCGTTTTGACGGCGAACACGCCCTGCTCGACTGCCTGCGCGATTACCTCAACGACCTGCCCGTCACCCAGCACCAGCCACGCTTGCAGGTGCGCTGTTTCTGCCACAACCGCGCCCAATTCATTGCGCGGCGCGTGGAAGAAGTCATCGACACGGCGCAGACCCTGCTGCTGAGCAGGCTCAATCACCGCTACCTGCTTCAGGTCCAGCAGCACTACCACGTGTTGGAGCTGGTGCCCGGCCAGGTCAATCACGTGGCGCTGGGCAGCCTGTCGGCGCTGATGGATTACCTGGGCGAGGAACTGACAACCTACAGCCCCTTGCACCTGGACCCGATGGCCCTGGAGGACCATGACCTGGCGCTGATCCTGCCCATGGGCCAGCCCGAGTGCATCCAGGTGTTCTACCGCGTCGACGAAGACGAGGCCGATCTGTACGTGCTCGACGAGTTCAACGCACTGTGGCAACAACACGTGCCTTATCACGACGAACAAAGCCTGCTGGTGCCGCTACAACGCTTTTTGCAGTCGGTGCTTTATCGTCGCGATGCCCTGCTGCCGCTGGATGCCGCCCAGCCGCTAACCCTGGAAACCCTGTACTACCAGTTATTGCCCTCAGGCAGCGGCAGGGCGCGACGGATCGAAGCGCGGCAAGCCCCGCAGATGCTGGTCAACAAGCCGTTCTATGACGTGCAGGCGATCATCGGCAAAGCGGCGCACGGGCAGGTGCACGTCACCCTGTACTGCGATCAGCAGGAGTTTTCCGAACTGGAACATGGCGACCAACTGTTCCGCGTGGTCGCCAGGGAGATCGTCGAACAGCGCCGCGAAGCCCAGCGCTATCGCTGCTACATCACCGACCTGGACCTCTCGGGCCTGGTGGGCGACGGCGCCTGTTCAAGCAATTTGTACCTGCGCTACAAGGCCGACCTGGAGCGCGCCCTGAACGAGGCACTGAACCAGGTCTGA
- the lysA gene encoding diaminopimelate decarboxylase, giving the protein MDAFNYRGGELFAEGVALSAIAERFGTPTYVYSRAHIEAQYRTFADALVGMPHLVCFAVKANSNLGVLNVLARLGAGFDIVSGGELERVLAAGGSADKIVFSGVGKTREDMRRALEVGVHCFNIESTDELERLQVVAAELGVRAPVSLRVNPDVDAGTHPYISTGLKENKFGIAIADAEDVYVRAAQLPNLEVLGVDCHIGSQLTTLEPFIDALDRLLALVDRLGDCGIYLRHIDLGGGVGVRYRDEEPPLVADYIKAVRERLDGRDLALMFEPGRYIVANAGVLLTQVEYLKHTEHKDFAIVDAAMNDLIRPALYQAWMDVTAVRPRDTAARPYDIVGPICETGDFLAKGRELALEEGDLLAVHSAGAYGFVMSSNYNTRGRCAEVLVDGDQAFEVRRRETVAELFAGESLLPE; this is encoded by the coding sequence ATGGACGCTTTTAACTACCGTGGCGGGGAGCTGTTCGCGGAAGGGGTTGCCCTGTCCGCGATCGCCGAACGTTTCGGCACGCCGACCTATGTCTATTCCCGCGCTCACATTGAAGCCCAGTACCGGACATTCGCCGATGCCCTCGTGGGCATGCCGCACCTGGTGTGTTTCGCTGTAAAAGCCAACTCCAACCTGGGTGTGCTCAATGTCCTGGCGCGCCTGGGCGCCGGTTTCGACATCGTCTCCGGTGGCGAGCTCGAACGTGTGCTGGCCGCTGGCGGCAGCGCCGACAAGATCGTCTTCTCCGGCGTCGGCAAGACCCGTGAAGACATGCGCCGCGCCCTGGAAGTCGGCGTGCACTGCTTCAACATCGAATCCACCGACGAGCTGGAGCGCCTGCAGGTTGTCGCCGCCGAGCTGGGCGTTCGCGCACCGGTCTCCCTGCGCGTGAACCCGGACGTCGACGCCGGCACCCACCCGTACATTTCCACCGGCCTGAAGGAAAACAAGTTCGGCATCGCCATTGCCGACGCCGAAGACGTGTACGTACGCGCTGCCCAACTGCCAAACCTGGAAGTGCTGGGCGTCGACTGCCACATCGGCTCGCAACTGACCACCCTCGAACCGTTCATCGATGCCCTCGACCGCCTGCTGGCGCTGGTCGACCGCCTCGGCGACTGCGGCATCTACCTGCGCCACATCGACCTCGGTGGCGGTGTCGGCGTGCGCTATCGCGATGAAGAGCCGCCGCTGGTGGCCGACTACATCAAGGCCGTGCGTGAGCGCCTCGACGGGCGTGACCTGGCGCTGATGTTCGAACCGGGCCGCTACATCGTCGCCAACGCCGGCGTGCTGCTGACCCAGGTCGAGTACCTCAAGCACACTGAGCACAAGGATTTCGCCATCGTCGACGCGGCGATGAACGACCTGATCCGCCCGGCGCTGTACCAGGCCTGGATGGACGTCACTGCCGTGCGCCCTCGCGACACTGCGGCCCGCCCCTACGACATCGTCGGGCCGATCTGCGAAACCGGCGACTTCCTGGCCAAGGGTCGGGAGCTGGCGCTGGAAGAAGGCGATCTGCTGGCCGTGCATTCGGCTGGAGCCTACGGGTTTGTCATGAGTTCCAACTACAACACTCGCGGCCGTTGCGCCGAGGTGCTGGTGGACGGTGATCAGGCATTCGAAGTGCGTCGCCGCGAGACGGTAGCCGAGTTGTTTGCCGGCGAAAGCCTGCTGCCGGAGTAA
- the cyaY gene encoding iron donor protein CyaY, which translates to MSLTEARFHDLVDATQQTLEDVFDDSGLDIDLEVSAGVLTVKFENGSQLIFSRQEPLRQLWLAAVSGGFHFDYDEESERWMCDKSEEQLGEMLERIVKQQAGVELDFEGL; encoded by the coding sequence ATGAGTTTGACTGAAGCCCGTTTCCACGATCTGGTCGATGCGACCCAGCAAACGCTGGAGGATGTGTTCGATGACAGTGGCCTGGACATTGACCTGGAAGTCTCTGCCGGTGTACTCACCGTCAAGTTCGAAAACGGCAGTCAGTTGATTTTCAGTCGCCAGGAGCCGTTGCGGCAATTGTGGCTGGCGGCGGTGTCCGGGGGCTTTCACTTCGACTACGACGAAGAAAGCGAGCGCTGGATGTGCGACAAGAGCGAAGAGCAGTTGGGCGAGATGCTCGAGCGCATCGTCAAGCAGCAGGCGGGCGTGGAACTCGATTTCGAAGGGCTGTAA
- a CDS encoding HAD family hydrolase: MTIELITFDLDDTLWDTAPVIASAEAILRQWLTDNAPNLGGVPVEHLFSIREQVLREEPGLKHRISALRRRVLFRALQEAGYDQWQASELADQAFETFLHARHQLEIFPEVQPTLEILANHFALGVVTNGNADVRRLGLADYFKFALCAEDIGIAKPDARLFHEALLRGGATAQTAVHIGDHPGDDIAGAQQAGLRAVWFNPTGKAWEADHAPDAEIRSLTELPGLLAGWHRQR; the protein is encoded by the coding sequence ATGACTATCGAACTCATCACTTTCGATCTGGACGACACCCTGTGGGACACCGCGCCGGTGATCGCCAGCGCCGAAGCCATACTCCGCCAATGGCTGACCGACAACGCGCCGAATCTGGGCGGCGTGCCGGTGGAGCATCTTTTTTCGATTCGCGAACAAGTGCTGCGCGAGGAGCCTGGGCTGAAGCACCGCATCAGCGCCCTGCGCCGACGGGTGCTGTTTCGCGCCCTGCAGGAAGCCGGCTACGACCAGTGGCAAGCCTCTGAGCTGGCAGACCAGGCCTTCGAGACGTTCTTGCACGCCCGTCATCAGCTGGAGATTTTCCCCGAGGTGCAGCCCACCCTGGAGATCCTGGCCAATCATTTCGCCCTCGGTGTGGTCACCAATGGCAACGCCGATGTGCGCCGCCTGGGGCTGGCGGACTATTTCAAGTTCGCCTTGTGTGCTGAAGACATCGGCATCGCCAAGCCTGACGCCCGACTGTTCCACGAGGCCTTGCTGCGCGGCGGCGCGACGGCGCAGACCGCCGTGCACATTGGCGATCACCCCGGCGATGACATCGCTGGCGCCCAACAGGCCGGCCTGCGTGCGGTGTGGTTCAACCCGACGGGCAAGGCCTGGGAGGCCGACCATGCGCCGGATGCGGAGATTCGTAGCCTGACCGAACTGCCAGGGTTATTGGCAGGGTGGCATCGCCAGCGCTGA
- the rnk gene encoding nucleoside diphosphate kinase regulator, with amino-acid sequence MTAPSITLTRLDVQRLERLIDSLDETLPGVIALQTELDRAENVVGHEEVPADVVTMNSRVHCREESSGKDYHLTLVYPQDANADEGRISILAPVGSALLGLKVGQHIDWPAPGGKTLKLTLLEVESQPVNGGDCAF; translated from the coding sequence ATGACCGCACCTTCCATCACCCTTACCCGTCTGGACGTACAGCGTCTGGAACGCCTGATCGACAGCCTTGATGAAACGCTGCCGGGTGTGATTGCGCTGCAAACCGAACTGGATCGCGCCGAGAACGTGGTGGGCCACGAAGAAGTGCCTGCCGATGTCGTGACCATGAACTCGCGCGTGCATTGTCGCGAAGAAAGCAGCGGCAAGGACTATCACCTCACGCTGGTTTATCCGCAGGACGCGAACGCCGACGAAGGCCGGATCTCGATCCTGGCGCCAGTGGGCAGTGCGTTGCTGGGCCTGAAGGTCGGCCAGCACATCGACTGGCCGGCCCCGGGTGGCAAGACGTTGAAGCTGACGCTGCTGGAGGTCGAGTCGCAGCCGGTCAATGGCGGCGACTGTGCGTTCTGA
- a CDS encoding DUF484 family protein: MTDQPQVPAPQPDESPSLPETAAVAAYLEANPDFFVAHEELLATMRIPHRRGDTVSLVEHQMKILRERNIEMRHRLSHLMDVARDNDRLFDKTRRLILALMDASTLEDLVMSVEDSLRQDFQVPFVSLILFGDNAMPVGRWVTHAEAQTAIGGLLTENKSVSGSLREHELDFLFGEEQRKQIGSTAVVAIAHQGVHGVLAIASRDPQHYKSSVGTLFLSYIAEVTGRVLPRVAGSLRSVR, translated from the coding sequence ATGACCGACCAGCCACAGGTTCCAGCCCCACAGCCCGACGAATCCCCCAGTCTGCCAGAAACCGCGGCCGTAGCGGCTTACCTGGAGGCTAACCCGGACTTCTTCGTCGCGCATGAAGAACTGCTCGCGACGATGCGCATCCCCCACCGACGCGGCGATACCGTGTCGCTGGTGGAGCACCAGATGAAAATCCTGCGCGAGCGCAACATCGAAATGCGCCATCGTCTTTCGCACCTGATGGATGTAGCCCGGGACAACGACCGACTGTTCGACAAGACCCGTCGGCTGATCCTCGCCCTGATGGACGCCAGCACCCTCGAAGACCTGGTCATGAGCGTCGAAGACAGCCTGCGCCAGGATTTCCAGGTGCCCTTTGTCAGCCTGATCCTGTTCGGCGACAACGCTATGCCGGTGGGCCGCTGGGTGACCCATGCCGAAGCGCAGACGGCCATCGGCGGCCTGCTCACGGAAAACAAAAGCGTCAGCGGCAGCCTGCGCGAGCATGAGCTGGACTTCCTGTTCGGCGAAGAACAACGCAAGCAGATCGGCTCCACCGCCGTCGTCGCCATCGCCCATCAGGGCGTGCACGGCGTGCTGGCCATCGCCAGTCGCGATCCGCAGCACTACAAGAGCTCGGTGGGCACGCTGTTTTTGAGCTACATCGCAGAAGTCACCGGCCGGGTGCTGCCGCGGGTCGCCGGTTCGCTGCGCTCGGTACGCTGA
- the lptM gene encoding LPS translocon maturation chaperone LptM, with the protein MKRLISSLAALVAVACLVTACGQKGPLYLPDDSKSPEEQAKSSQAKSHSHDTHTTTY; encoded by the coding sequence ATGAAGCGCCTGATCTCTTCCCTTGCTGCGCTCGTCGCGGTTGCCTGCCTCGTGACAGCCTGTGGTCAAAAAGGTCCGCTGTACCTGCCTGATGACAGCAAGTCCCCTGAAGAACAGGCCAAGTCGTCCCAGGCCAAATCCCACTCGCACGACACCCACACCACCACTTACTAA
- a CDS encoding secondary thiamine-phosphate synthase enzyme YjbQ — protein sequence MWQQTLITLRARPRGFHLVTDELLAGLPELQACRVGLLHLWLQHTSASLTINENADPAVRRDFERFFNRLIPQGTADYEHNDEGLDDLPAHFKASVLGCQLSLPVTAGRLALGTWQGVYLGEHRDHGGARKVLATLYGEGA from the coding sequence ATGTGGCAACAGACGCTGATAACCCTGCGGGCAAGGCCTCGGGGCTTTCATCTGGTGACGGACGAGTTGCTTGCCGGCCTGCCTGAACTCCAGGCGTGTCGTGTCGGTCTGTTGCATCTGTGGCTGCAGCATACCTCGGCTTCGTTGACCATCAACGAGAACGCCGATCCGGCGGTACGTCGAGACTTCGAACGATTTTTCAATCGGCTGATCCCACAAGGAACCGCCGATTATGAGCACAACGACGAAGGCCTGGACGACCTCCCGGCGCACTTCAAGGCCAGTGTGCTCGGTTGTCAACTCAGCCTGCCGGTCACGGCAGGGCGGCTGGCATTGGGTACCTGGCAAGGTGTTTATCTGGGCGAGCACCGTGATCACGGCGGTGCTCGTAAAGTCCTCGCCACCTTGTACGGTGAAGGGGCATAA
- a CDS encoding DUF1289 domain-containing protein: MNQAAPARPPKPLYSNVSPAVPSPCTSVCKLDEEKVCLGCFRHVEDIREWRSADDERRRVICSEAAKRQSLR, encoded by the coding sequence GTGAACCAGGCAGCCCCGGCGCGGCCACCCAAGCCGCTCTACAGCAATGTCAGCCCCGCCGTTCCGTCGCCCTGCACCAGCGTGTGCAAGCTGGATGAAGAGAAGGTCTGTCTCGGCTGTTTCCGCCATGTGGAAGATATCCGCGAATGGCGCTCGGCCGACGATGAGCGCCGCCGGGTTATCTGTTCCGAGGCGGCTAAGCGCCAATCCCTGAGGTAA
- the dapF gene encoding diaminopimelate epimerase — MLLRFTKMHGLGNDFMVLDLVSQHAHILPKHAKQWGDRHTGIGFDQLLIVEAPNNPDVDFRYRIFNADGSEVEQCGNGARCFARFVLDKRLTAKRQIRVETKSGIIELDVRSDGQIGVNMGAPRLVPADIPFQAPAQALSYQVEVDGTTVELAAVSMGNPHAVLRVADINSAPVHELGPKIEHHPRFPARVNVGFLQVIDRHRAQLRVWERGAGETQACGTGACAAAVAAISQGWMDSPLLIDLPGGRLSIEWAGPGQPVMMTGPAVRVYEGQVRL, encoded by the coding sequence ATGCTGCTGCGTTTTACCAAGATGCACGGCCTGGGCAATGACTTCATGGTCCTCGACCTGGTCAGCCAGCACGCGCACATCCTGCCCAAGCACGCCAAGCAATGGGGGGACCGGCACACCGGTATCGGTTTCGACCAGTTGTTGATCGTCGAGGCACCCAATAACCCGGACGTGGATTTCCGTTATCGGATCTTCAACGCCGACGGTTCGGAAGTGGAGCAATGCGGCAATGGCGCGCGCTGCTTCGCCCGCTTCGTGCTGGACAAGCGCCTGACCGCCAAGCGGCAGATCCGCGTCGAGACCAAAAGCGGCATCATCGAACTGGATGTGCGCAGCGACGGCCAGATCGGCGTCAACATGGGCGCTCCGCGCCTGGTACCGGCGGACATTCCATTCCAGGCACCGGCCCAGGCCTTGAGCTATCAGGTGGAAGTCGACGGCACCACGGTGGAGCTGGCAGCGGTTTCCATGGGCAACCCCCATGCCGTGCTGCGAGTGGCCGATATCAACAGTGCTCCGGTGCATGAGCTGGGGCCGAAAATCGAGCATCATCCGCGCTTCCCCGCGCGAGTGAACGTCGGTTTCCTGCAAGTCATCGACCGTCACCGCGCACAATTGCGCGTCTGGGAACGCGGTGCCGGGGAAACCCAGGCCTGCGGTACCGGCGCCTGTGCGGCCGCAGTCGCTGCGATCAGCCAGGGGTGGATGGATTCGCCATTGTTGATCGACCTGCCCGGCGGGCGCCTGTCCATCGAATGGGCAGGCCCTGGCCAACCGGTGATGATGACCGGCCCGGCAGTGCGCGTATACGAAGGACAAGTTCGTCTTTGA